In the genome of Brassica rapa cultivar Chiifu-401-42 unplaced genomic scaffold, CAAS_Brap_v3.01 Scaffold0923, whole genome shotgun sequence, one region contains:
- the LOC103848959 gene encoding LOW QUALITY PROTEIN: uncharacterized protein LOC103848959 (The sequence of the model RefSeq protein was modified relative to this genomic sequence to represent the inferred CDS: deleted 2 bases in 1 codon) has product MDSLRFNLQQSPFQLRPRRTIRPRITNISNQTEETDPRPPSSAGKIQRLVLNNEGRTKLNAGPDREFYSYPRFVNHVDDGFISSLTDLYRNRLRSGSIVLDLMSSWVSHLPEEVKYEKVGLVGHGLNAQELARNPRLDYFFVKDLNEDQKLEFQDKYFDAVLCSVGVQYLQQPEKVFAEVYRVLKPGGALIVSFSNRMFYEKAIRVWRDGTEYGRVQLVVQYFQSVQGFTQPETIRQQPPLGGGAEKPVLNWFMGLIGLASRPDPFNAVIAYKNFKPLYE; this is encoded by the exons ATGGATTCTCTTCGATTCAACCTTCAGCAATCTCCCTTTCAGTTGAGACCCAGAAGAACTATTCGACCAAGAATCACTAACATTTCGAACCAAACCGAAGAAACCGATCCGCGACCACCATCCTCGGCCGGTAAGATCCAACGGTTAGTACTCAACAATGAAGGTCGTACTAAACTCAACGCCGGTCCTGACCGCGAATTCTATTCATACCCACGATTCGTGAACCACGTCGACGACGGTTTCATATCCTCCTTAACGGATCTCTACAGAAACCGGTTAAGATCCGGTTCGATCGTATTAGACCTGATGAGCTCATGGGTTAGCCATCTACCAGAAGAGGTGAAGTACGAGAAAGTA GGCCTAGTGGGACATGGTCTTAACGCACAGGAGCTTGCCAGAAACCCTAGACTCGATTACTTCTTCGTCAAGGATCTTAACGAGGATCAGAAACTCGAGTTCCAAGACAAATATTTCGATGCGGTTTTATGTTCTGTCGGTGTACAGTATCTACAACAACCCGAAAAG GTGTTTGCGGAAGTGTATAGAGTGTTGAAACCGGGAGGTGCGTTGATAGTGAGTTTTAGCAATCGGATGTTTTATGAGAAAGCAATCAGGGTTTGGAGAGATGGAACCGAGTACGGTCGGGTGCAACTGGTGGTTCAGTACTTTCAGTCTGTCCAAGGGTTTACTCAGCCTGAGACCATCCGGCAACAGCCTCCTCTTGGTGGAGGAGCTGAGAAACCGGTTTTGAATTGGTTTATGGGTTTAATTGGTTTAGCTTCTAGGCCGGACCCTTTTAATGCTGTGATTGCTTATAAGAATTTCAAACCTCTGTATGAGTAA
- the LOC103848960 gene encoding protein SIEVE ELEMENT OCCLUSION A: protein MCTNPIIHLLNPSYPSHIDFSSTPTSSASMAKRFQLNPKPFSTDPPADPLKRVSLIPRSAEQKLTDNQGERRPVAAKTHEDGEQSDGHHVAPPLKTVEPTKVMDHETEKKGSITPNTAHHPHSSEDIVDANSRHSLVPRSLGDNSLGGRFGPGKKQAFHRNGRPMFSLSDDRVMADRVLKTHSPDMIFFDVKSLLSVVDDIFKSHVPSIDSSAPKPSLVFKDYADHVSFETFADLIDQISCEIECKCLHGGESSHGMKTTGLHLDSRNTTTFSVLSMVSKYRWDAKLVLILAALAVKYGVFLLLAETYATNQLTKSLALIKQLPSIFSRQNALHQRLDKTRVLMQDMVDLTTTIIHIHQLPPHHITPAFTDHVPTAVYWIVRCVLICASHISGASGFKQDQIMSFMEVSEIHENSERLRKINAYLLEQLKKSHLTIEDGIMEEEYQELIQTFTTIIHVDVVPPLIRLLRPIDFLYHGDGASKRRVGINVLTQKHVLLLVSDLENIEKELYILESLYTEAWQQSFEILWVPVQDFWTEADDAKFESLHSSMKWYVLGEPRRLRRSAVRFMRQWWGFKNRPILIALDPKGQVMSTNAFPMVWIWQPFAHPFTTSRERDLWGEQEWNLEFLIDGTDPHSLNQLVEGKYICLYGGEDMQWIRNFTSLWRSVAKAANIQLEMVYVGKRNPKKGIQPIINTIREDNLSHTLPDLFQIWFFWTRIESMWESKQRMLKAHGTKEKDLVLQEIVAMLGFGGEGDGWGLVSKTSDLMVRAKGNLFSNALAEYNEWEVNIPAHGFLKALNDHLLMRIPPHHCTRFMLPETAGIIPNEVECTECRRTMEKYYLYQCCLE from the exons atgtGTACTAACCCAATCATTCACCTCCTCAACCCATCATATCCTTCACATATCGATTTTTCTTCAACCCCTACCTCCTCGGCGAGTATGGCCAAACGCTTCCAGTTGAACCCAAAGCCCTTCAGTACTGACCCACCAGCCGATCCTCTCAAAAGGGTCTCTCTGATCCCAAGATCCGCCGAGCAGAAGCTGACTGATAACCAAGGTGAGAGGCGTCCCGTAGCCGCGAAAACTCACGAAGACGGTGAACAATCAGATGGTCACCATGTTGCTCCTCCTCTCAAAACTGTGGAACCTACTAAGGTGATGGATCATGAGACCGAGAAGAAGGGTTCCATTACCCCTAATACCGCACATCATCCTCATTCATCTGAGGATATCGTCGATGCCAATAGTCGACACTCTTTGGTGCCGAGATCACTGGGTGACAACTCTCTCGGTGGAAGATTTGGACCGGGAAAGAAACAAGCTTTCCATAGAAATGGGAGACCCATGTTTTCACTCTCTGATGACAGAGTGATGGCTGATAGAGTCTTGAAGACTCATAGTCCAGACATGATCTTCTTTGATGTCAAATCACTTCTCTCCGTTGTTGACGACATCTTCAAGTCTCATGTCCCATCCATCGACTCCTCTGCTCCTAAG CCGTCACTCGTTTTCAAGGACTATGCTGACCATGTCTCCTTTGAAACTTTCGCGGACCTCATCGATCAGATCTCTTGCGAG ATCGAGTGCAAGTGTCTTCATGGAGGGGAGTCGTCTCACGGTATGAAGACAACAGGGCTTCATTTAGACAGTCGCAATACGACGACGTTTTCTGTTCTGTCCATGGTCTCCAAATACCGCTGGGATGCTAAGCTGGTCCTTATCCTTGCCGCTTTGGCCGTGAAATACGGCGTTTTTCTCCTCCTGGCGGAGACATACGCAACAAATCAGCTCACTAAATCTCTGGCACTCATCAAACAGCTGCCTAGCATCTTCTCTAGGCAGAACGCGCTACACCAGCGTCTCGACAAGACCCGAGTTCTGATGCAAGACATGGTTGATCTCACCACTACCATCATCCATATCCACCAACTCCCACCTCACCACATCACACCCGCGTTTACGGATCATGTCCCCACTGCAGTTTACTGGATTGTTCGCTGTGTTCTGATCTGCGCTTCTCATATCAGTGGCGCCAGCGGTTTCAAGCAGGA CCAAATCATGTCGTTTATGGAAGTTTCGGAGATACATGAGAATAGTGAAAGGCTTAGGAAGATCAATGCTTATCTGCTAGAACAACTCAAGAAGAGTCACCTGACCATAG AGGATGGTATCATGGAAGAAGAGTATCAAGAACTCATTCAGACGTTCACTACTATCATTCACGTTGACGTTGTTCCTCCTCTCATTCGTCTTCTCAGACCCATTGATTTTCTTTACCATGGAGATGGTGCTTCCAAGAGACGC GTTGGGATCAATGTGCTCACCCAAAAGCACGTGCTTCTTCTTGTATCTGACCTAGAAAACATCGAAAAAGAGCTCTACATCCTGGAATCGCTCTACACAGAAGCATGGCAGCAGTCATTCGAGATTCTATGGGTCCCAGTTCAAGATTTCTGGACAGAAGCCGATGATGCTAAGTTCGAGTCACTTCATTCCAGCATGAAGTGGTACGTTCTTGGAGAGCCTCGGAGGTTGAGGAGATCTGCTGTGAGGTTTATGAGACAATGGTGGGGATTCAAGAACAGACCTATACTCATTGCACTTGATCCCAAAGGTCAAGTTATGTCCACTAACGCTTTCCCCATGGTCTGGATCTGGCAACCCTTCGCCCATCCATTCACGACCTCAAGGGAACGTGATCTCTGGGGTGAGCAGGAGTGGAATCTTGAGTTCTTGATTGATGGCACCGATCCTCACTCCCTTAACCAG CTTGTTGAAGGAAAATACATATGTCTCTATGGGGGAGAAGACATGCAATGGATCAGAAACTTCACCAGTCTGTGGCGTAGTGTCGCAAAAGCCGCAAACATTCAACTCGAGATGGTTTATGTTGGGAAAAGGAACCCTAAGAAGGGAATCCAGCCGATAATCAACACAATCAGAGAAGACAACCTCAGCCACACACTCCCGGACTTGTTCCAGATCTGGTTCTTCTGGACGAGGATCGAGAGCATGTGGGAGTCGAAGCAACGGATGCTAAAAGCCCACGGAACCAAAGAAAAAGACCTTGTTCTGCAAGAAATCGTTGCTATGTTGGGTTTTGGAGGGGAAGGAGATGGGTGGGGACTGGTGAGTAAAACTTCCGACTTGATGGTTCGTGCCAAAGGTAACTTGTTTTCGAATGCTTTGGCTGAATATAACGAGTGGGAAGTCAACATTCCCGCACATGGTTTTCTGAAAGCGCTCAATGACCATCTCTTGATGCGTATCCCACCCCACCACTGCACAAGGTTCATGCTTCCAGAGACTGCTGGGATTATACCCAATGAGGTCGAGTGCACCGAGTGCCGTAGGACCATGGAAAAGTATTACTTATACCAATGCTGCCTTGAGTGA
- the LOC103848961 gene encoding protein SIEVE ELEMENT OCCLUSION B isoform X2, translating to MESLIKSQHAQKQAGHSSKTSGTEIIPATTGLTMSSDESMMLKLIQQTHSPDAREVQVRGLLSLVEDILDRATLDSDDSNASMLPLPTDDKLMQSSMMSVLDSVSYAIDRVACEIAYKSLTGSDAHEITMSVFEHLSSFHWDGKLVLTLAAFALNYGEFWLLVQFYSKNQLAKSLAMLKLVPVQNRVTLESVSQGLNDLLREMKSVTACVVELSELPGRYITLDDPQLSRIISTIPIAVYWTIRSIVACISQINMITAMGHEMMNTQMDSWETSMLANKLKNIHDHLAETLRLCYRHIEKQRSSESLKMLHSLFDTTHIDNMKILTALIHPKNHTMPLQDGLTKRKVHLDVLRRKTVLLLISDLNILQDELSIFEQIYTESRSSLLGADGKSHMPYEVVWVPIVDPIEDYERSPSLQKKFEALRAPMPWYTVDSPKLVERHVVEFMRERWHFMNKPILVVLDPQGNEASLNALHMIWIWGTEAFPFTRAREEELWRRETFTLNLIVDGIDAIIFNWINPGNYIFLYGGDDLDWIRRFTMAAKATAKDSNVKLEMAYVGKRNHSHREQIRRISEAVRAENLSHSWAEPALMWFFWARLESMLYSKIQLGKSDDHDEVMQGIKKILSYDKLGGWALLSKGAEIVMITHGVIERTVTVYDRTWKTHVPTKGYSKAMYDHHHDEVLRETGHPCAHFDFHITARSGRIPEKMNCFECHRPMEKYMSFACCHDEKLLDQDENYNF from the exons ATGGAGTCACTGATCAAGTCCCAGCACGCTCAGAAACAGGCTGGCCACAGTAGTAAAACTTCGGGGACGGAGATCATACCAGCGACGACGGGACTAACGATGTCATCGGACGAGAGCATGATGCTGAAGCTGATCCAACAAACACACTCCCCTGATGCTCGTGAAGTCCAAGTGCGTGGCCTTCTCTCTCTCGTTGAAGATATTCTCGATCGTGCCACTCTTGACTCCGACGACTCCAACGCCTCC ATGCTCCCATTGCCTACGGATGATAAACTGATGCAATCAAGCATGATGAGCGTTCTTGATAGCGTCTCATATGCTATCGATCGCGTCGCCTGCGAG ATAGCCTACAAGTCTCTGACAGGATCAGACGCACATGAAATAACAATGTCAGTGTTCGAACACCTCTCGAGCTTCCATTGGGACGGTAAGCTAGTACTGACTCTAGCCGCGTTCGCCTTGAACTACGGAGAATTTTGGCTTCTGGTGCAGTTCTACTCAAAGAATCAGCTGGCTAAATCCCTAGCTATGCTAAAGCTCGTCCCTGTTCAGAACAGAGTGACCCTCGAGTCTGTATCTCAAGGGCTCAACGATCTCCTCCGTGAGATGAAGAGCGTCACCGCATGTGTAGTGGAACTCAGTGAGTTACCTGGTCGCTACATTACACTGGACGATCCTCAGTTGTCGAGAATCATCTCTACCATCCCAATCGCTGTCTATTGGACCATAAGAAGCATCGTGGCTTGCATTTCTCAAATCAACATGATCACTGCCATGGGACACGA GATGATGAACACTCAAATGGATTCATGGGAAACGTCCATGTTAGCTAACAAGCTCAAGAACATTCATGACCATCTCGCTGAGACCTTGAGGCTTTGCTACCGTCACATAG AGAAGCAGAGGAGCTCAGAATCCTTAAAGATGTTGCATTCTCTATTCGACACAACACACATTGATAACATGAAGATTCTCACGGCCCTCATTCATCCTAAAAACCACACCATGCCATTGCAAGATGGTTTAACCAAGAGAAag GTTCACTTGGACGTGTTGAGGAGGAAGACAGTGTTGTTGCTAATATCTGACCTCAACATATTGCAAGACGAGCTATCGATATTCGAGCAAATCTACACAGAATCAAGGAGCAGCTTGTTGGGAGCCGATGGTAAGAGTCATATGCCGTACGAGGTTGTGTGGGTTCCGATAGTGGACCCTATCGAAGATTACGAAAGATCACCGAGTCTGCAGAAGAAATTCGAGGCTCTCCGTGCACCTATGCCATGGTACACAGTGGATAGTCCAAAGCTGGTAGAGAGACATGTGGTGGAGTTTATGAGAGAGAGATGGCATTTCATGAACAAGCCAATACTTGTGGTGCTTGACCCACAAGGCAACGAAGCTAGTCTCAATGCGCTTCACATGATCTGGATTTGGGGGACTGAAGCTTTCCCTTTCACTAGAGCTCGTGAGGAAGAGCTCTGGAGGAGGGAGACCTTTACCCTTAACCTCATCGTCGATGGCATCGACGCTATCATTTTCAACTgg ATAAATCCGGGAAATTACATATTCTTGTACGGAGGAGATGACTTGGACTGGATAAGAAGGTTCACAATGGCGGCCAAAGCAACGGCCAAAGATTCCAACGTGAAGCTGGAGATGGCTTATGTTGGTAAACGGAACCACAGCCACAGAGAACAGATCAGGCGGATCAGTGAAGCCGTCAGGGCTGAAAATCTGAGTCACAGCTGGGCCGAGCCTGCATTGATGTGGTTCTTCTGGGCTAGGCTCGAGAGCATGCTCTACTCCAAAATTCAACTCGGTAAATCCGATGATCACGATGAG GTGATGCAAGGAATCAAGAAGATACTGAGCTACGACAAGCTTGGAGGATGGGCACTGCTGAGCAAAGGAGCTGAGATAGTGATGATAACTCACGGTGTCATTGAGAGGACTGTCACCGTCTACGACCGAACCTGGAAAACTCACGTCCCGACCAAAGGCTACAGCAAGGCAATGTACGACCACCATCATGACGAGGTTCTCAGGGAAACCGGACATCCATGTGCTCACTTTGATTTCCACATCACTGCTCGGAGCGGTCGGATTCCAGAGAAGATGAACTGCTTCGAATGCCACCGTCCCATGGAGAAGTACATGAGCTTCGCTTGTTGTCACGATGAGAAGCTCCTTGACCAAGACGAGAACTACAACTTCtag
- the LOC103848961 gene encoding protein SIEVE ELEMENT OCCLUSION B isoform X1: MESLIKSQHAQKQAGHSSKTSGTEIIPATTGLTMSSDESMMLKLIQQTHSPDAREVQVRGLLSLVEDILDRATLDSDDSNASVSMLPLPTDDKLMQSSMMSVLDSVSYAIDRVACEIAYKSLTGSDAHEITMSVFEHLSSFHWDGKLVLTLAAFALNYGEFWLLVQFYSKNQLAKSLAMLKLVPVQNRVTLESVSQGLNDLLREMKSVTACVVELSELPGRYITLDDPQLSRIISTIPIAVYWTIRSIVACISQINMITAMGHEMMNTQMDSWETSMLANKLKNIHDHLAETLRLCYRHIEKQRSSESLKMLHSLFDTTHIDNMKILTALIHPKNHTMPLQDGLTKRKVHLDVLRRKTVLLLISDLNILQDELSIFEQIYTESRSSLLGADGKSHMPYEVVWVPIVDPIEDYERSPSLQKKFEALRAPMPWYTVDSPKLVERHVVEFMRERWHFMNKPILVVLDPQGNEASLNALHMIWIWGTEAFPFTRAREEELWRRETFTLNLIVDGIDAIIFNWINPGNYIFLYGGDDLDWIRRFTMAAKATAKDSNVKLEMAYVGKRNHSHREQIRRISEAVRAENLSHSWAEPALMWFFWARLESMLYSKIQLGKSDDHDEVMQGIKKILSYDKLGGWALLSKGAEIVMITHGVIERTVTVYDRTWKTHVPTKGYSKAMYDHHHDEVLRETGHPCAHFDFHITARSGRIPEKMNCFECHRPMEKYMSFACCHDEKLLDQDENYNF; this comes from the exons ATGGAGTCACTGATCAAGTCCCAGCACGCTCAGAAACAGGCTGGCCACAGTAGTAAAACTTCGGGGACGGAGATCATACCAGCGACGACGGGACTAACGATGTCATCGGACGAGAGCATGATGCTGAAGCTGATCCAACAAACACACTCCCCTGATGCTCGTGAAGTCCAAGTGCGTGGCCTTCTCTCTCTCGTTGAAGATATTCTCGATCGTGCCACTCTTGACTCCGACGACTCCAACGCCTCCGTTAGT ATGCTCCCATTGCCTACGGATGATAAACTGATGCAATCAAGCATGATGAGCGTTCTTGATAGCGTCTCATATGCTATCGATCGCGTCGCCTGCGAG ATAGCCTACAAGTCTCTGACAGGATCAGACGCACATGAAATAACAATGTCAGTGTTCGAACACCTCTCGAGCTTCCATTGGGACGGTAAGCTAGTACTGACTCTAGCCGCGTTCGCCTTGAACTACGGAGAATTTTGGCTTCTGGTGCAGTTCTACTCAAAGAATCAGCTGGCTAAATCCCTAGCTATGCTAAAGCTCGTCCCTGTTCAGAACAGAGTGACCCTCGAGTCTGTATCTCAAGGGCTCAACGATCTCCTCCGTGAGATGAAGAGCGTCACCGCATGTGTAGTGGAACTCAGTGAGTTACCTGGTCGCTACATTACACTGGACGATCCTCAGTTGTCGAGAATCATCTCTACCATCCCAATCGCTGTCTATTGGACCATAAGAAGCATCGTGGCTTGCATTTCTCAAATCAACATGATCACTGCCATGGGACACGA GATGATGAACACTCAAATGGATTCATGGGAAACGTCCATGTTAGCTAACAAGCTCAAGAACATTCATGACCATCTCGCTGAGACCTTGAGGCTTTGCTACCGTCACATAG AGAAGCAGAGGAGCTCAGAATCCTTAAAGATGTTGCATTCTCTATTCGACACAACACACATTGATAACATGAAGATTCTCACGGCCCTCATTCATCCTAAAAACCACACCATGCCATTGCAAGATGGTTTAACCAAGAGAAag GTTCACTTGGACGTGTTGAGGAGGAAGACAGTGTTGTTGCTAATATCTGACCTCAACATATTGCAAGACGAGCTATCGATATTCGAGCAAATCTACACAGAATCAAGGAGCAGCTTGTTGGGAGCCGATGGTAAGAGTCATATGCCGTACGAGGTTGTGTGGGTTCCGATAGTGGACCCTATCGAAGATTACGAAAGATCACCGAGTCTGCAGAAGAAATTCGAGGCTCTCCGTGCACCTATGCCATGGTACACAGTGGATAGTCCAAAGCTGGTAGAGAGACATGTGGTGGAGTTTATGAGAGAGAGATGGCATTTCATGAACAAGCCAATACTTGTGGTGCTTGACCCACAAGGCAACGAAGCTAGTCTCAATGCGCTTCACATGATCTGGATTTGGGGGACTGAAGCTTTCCCTTTCACTAGAGCTCGTGAGGAAGAGCTCTGGAGGAGGGAGACCTTTACCCTTAACCTCATCGTCGATGGCATCGACGCTATCATTTTCAACTgg ATAAATCCGGGAAATTACATATTCTTGTACGGAGGAGATGACTTGGACTGGATAAGAAGGTTCACAATGGCGGCCAAAGCAACGGCCAAAGATTCCAACGTGAAGCTGGAGATGGCTTATGTTGGTAAACGGAACCACAGCCACAGAGAACAGATCAGGCGGATCAGTGAAGCCGTCAGGGCTGAAAATCTGAGTCACAGCTGGGCCGAGCCTGCATTGATGTGGTTCTTCTGGGCTAGGCTCGAGAGCATGCTCTACTCCAAAATTCAACTCGGTAAATCCGATGATCACGATGAG GTGATGCAAGGAATCAAGAAGATACTGAGCTACGACAAGCTTGGAGGATGGGCACTGCTGAGCAAAGGAGCTGAGATAGTGATGATAACTCACGGTGTCATTGAGAGGACTGTCACCGTCTACGACCGAACCTGGAAAACTCACGTCCCGACCAAAGGCTACAGCAAGGCAATGTACGACCACCATCATGACGAGGTTCTCAGGGAAACCGGACATCCATGTGCTCACTTTGATTTCCACATCACTGCTCGGAGCGGTCGGATTCCAGAGAAGATGAACTGCTTCGAATGCCACCGTCCCATGGAGAAGTACATGAGCTTCGCTTGTTGTCACGATGAGAAGCTCCTTGACCAAGACGAGAACTACAACTTCtag
- the LOC103848962 gene encoding classical arabinogalactan protein 11, whose translation MARQFIVFALLALAVATAFAADAPSAAPSASPTKAPTTQTKAPASAPKTSSSAPAPKASSPVAEEPTPEDDYSATSPSDSAEGPTVSSPPAPTPESTSADGPSSDAPTAESPQSGAVTNVKLSIAGTVTAVGFFFFSL comes from the coding sequence ATGGCACGTCAATTTATCGTTTTTGCCCTTTTGGCTTTGGCTGTGGCCACCGCTTTCGCTGCCGACGCACCTTCAGCTGCACCCTCTGCTTCTCCGACCAAAGCACCCACCACCCAAACCAAGGCTCCCGCCTCCGCACCCAAAACCTCCTCCTCCGCCCCCGCACCCAAAGCATCGTCCCCTGTCGCAGAGGAACCAACCCCCGAAGATGATTACTCGGCAACCAGCCCCAGTGACTCTGCCGAGGGACCCACCGTATCCTCCCCACCGGCTCCTACCCCGGAAAGCACCTCCGCCGACGGACCATCATCTGACGCACCCACCGCCGAGTCACCCCAAAGCGGCGCCGTAACCAATGTGAAGCTCTCTATCGCCGGCACTGTCACCGCCGttggattcttcttcttctctctctaa